A portion of the Cryptomeria japonica chromosome 5, Sugi_1.0, whole genome shotgun sequence genome contains these proteins:
- the LOC131876180 gene encoding uncharacterized protein LOC131876180, with protein MAQKDFKDFVDKNHLLDIVHKNVTFTWMNRHIGFTEIVERLDQFLVVGVWLAQNLTLESTILPLIGSDHFPICFTVSLGHSEGGHHFRFESMWLRVPDLHDLIAEWWNEPVLGNNSRLLKINKKLKYIKIKIKEWILKLRVVEELEDLSNSIIKSGMNEVLFQRENSLKSKLNEILWHEEIDRRQKAKEIWLKDGD; from the coding sequence ATGGCTCAGAAAGATTTCAAGGATTTTGTTGATAAGAATCATTTATTGGATATTGTACATAAGAATGTTACCTTTACATGGATGAATAGGCATATTGGTTTCACTGAAATTGTAGAACGTCTTGACCaatttctagttgttggggtatgGCTAGCTCAAAATCTTACTCTTGAATCAACTATTCTACCCCTTATAGGTTCAGATCATTTCCCTATTTGCTTTACTGTGTCTCTAGGACATTCTGAGGGTGGCCATCATTTCCGATTTGAGTCAATGTGGCTTAGAGTGCCAGATTTACATGATCTGATAGCAGAATGGTGGAATGAACCAGTTCTTGGAAACAACTCGAGGTTGTTAAAGATAAATAAGAAACTCAAGTATATTAAGATCAAAATAAAAGAGTGGATTTTGAAACTCAGGGTTGTGGAAGAACTGGAGGATCTTTCCAATTCTATCATTAAGTCAGGCATGAATGAAGTACTCTTCCAAAGGGAAAACTCTCTCAAGTCAAAGCTAAATGAAATTCTCTGGCATGAGGAAATTGACCGGAGACAAAAAGCTAAAGAAATTTGGTTGAAGGATGGAGATTGA